In the Candidatus Schekmanbacteria bacterium genome, TTATGATGTATCCTATTATGGTGAAGATAGACTTTGCTGAAGTGGTGAAGGCAGGTAAAAGTGGGAAACCTGTACTTTTGACCCTCTTTGTCAACTGGTGCATAAAACCCTTTACAATGTATGCAATTGCCCTTTTTTTCCTTGGAATAGTATTCAGAGGATTTATCGGCGCCGAGGCGATGGATTATGTAAAGATGCCTTTTGGGCTTGACCTTCCACTCGGCGCTACCCACGGTGCCGGCACAGTGGTGATGCATAATGGTATGAAAATGCTTGAAGTGCCGCTGTGGCGAAGCTATCTTGCAGGATGTATTCTTCTTGGTATTGCTCCCTGCACTGCAATGGTACTTGTATGGGGTTATCTTGCCCGTGGAAGTGACGGACT is a window encoding:
- a CDS encoding arsenical-resistance protein yields the protein MGNEVCNNTEDRRMTSIFERYLTIWVGLCIIAGIVLGKIAPNVAKTLDGMSIFVNGAPVVSIPIAICLFFMMYPIMVKIDFAEVVKAGKSGKPVLLTLFVNWCIKPFTMYAIALFFLGIVFRGFIGAEAMDYVKMPFGLDLPLGATHGAGTVVMHNGMKMLEVPLWRSYLAGCILLGIAPCTAMVLVWGYLARGSDGL